The Campylobacter sp. RM10537 genome has a segment encoding these proteins:
- a CDS encoding penicillin-binding protein 1A → MKILRYIFSFFGLLMIAGVIYVGYLFTSVDTQDYTFKEYKPPLTTQIFDRNGKLVANIFEQHRFYAKYDELPPRLIEALVAIEDTSFFEHNGVNIDAIFRAGLKIIKNAGKPVEGASTLTQQLIKNTELTPEKTITRKIREALLAYKIETLLTKEQILERYLNFIFFGHGYYGVKTAAQGYFHKNLSELSLKEIAMLVGIPKAPSSYDPTKHLDLSISRANNVLTRMYSLGWISKSDYDSAMKEVPKIYNDTLTQNAAPYVVDEVMKQLSSSIKDLRTGGYKITLNIDLDVQEMAKNALKFGYDEIVKRDKDANLSTLNGAMVVVNHQSGDVLALVGGVDYEKSNYNRATQSMRQPGSSFKPFVYQVAINLGYSPMSEIADISRIFSGGDKIWKPKNDGGRFLGLITLKEALTRSRNLATINLALDIGLDVLYSKLMEFGFKDIPPNLSIVLGSFGISPLEYSKFYTMFGNYGVIKEPQIIRQVQDKDGKVIIKFESSEHRVSNPEQSFLVLDMMKNVVENGTGRNAKIKGIDIAGKTGTTNKNIDAWFCGITPEIEALIWYGNDNNKPMRYTESGARTAAPVFKDFLTQYIEKFPNTTRKFSIPNGVYQGTYKGKSAYYTDKSPLPRNSINLNENEILF, encoded by the coding sequence ATGAAAATTTTAAGATATATTTTTTCATTTTTTGGTTTATTAATGATTGCAGGTGTTATTTACGTTGGGTATCTTTTTACTAGCGTAGATACTCAAGATTATACCTTTAAAGAGTACAAACCACCCCTTACAACACAAATTTTTGATCGAAATGGAAAATTAGTAGCCAATATTTTTGAACAACACCGCTTTTATGCAAAGTATGATGAGTTGCCTCCGCGTCTTATTGAAGCTTTGGTGGCAATTGAAGATACAAGTTTTTTTGAGCACAATGGTGTTAATATTGATGCTATTTTTAGAGCAGGATTAAAGATAATAAAAAATGCTGGAAAGCCTGTAGAAGGTGCTTCTACTCTTACTCAACAACTTATAAAAAACACAGAATTAACTCCAGAAAAAACCATTACAAGAAAAATTAGAGAAGCTTTACTTGCTTATAAAATTGAAACTTTACTTACAAAAGAGCAAATTTTAGAAAGATATTTAAATTTTATCTTTTTTGGACATGGATATTATGGTGTAAAAACTGCTGCACAAGGTTATTTTCATAAAAATTTAAGCGAATTAAGTCTTAAAGAAATTGCAATGTTAGTAGGTATCCCTAAGGCACCAAGTAGTTATGATCCAACCAAACATTTAGATCTTTCTATTTCACGCGCAAATAATGTTTTAACGAGAATGTATAGTTTGGGCTGGATTTCTAAAAGCGATTATGATAGTGCTATGAAAGAAGTACCTAAAATTTATAATGATACTTTAACTCAAAATGCTGCTCCTTATGTTGTTGATGAAGTAATGAAACAACTTAGTTCTAGTATTAAGGATTTAAGAACAGGTGGCTATAAGATCACTTTAAATATTGATTTAGACGTTCAAGAAATGGCAAAAAACGCTTTAAAATTTGGCTATGATGAAATTGTTAAACGCGATAAGGATGCAAATTTAAGCACCTTAAATGGTGCTATGGTTGTTGTCAATCATCAAAGTGGTGATGTTTTGGCACTTGTTGGTGGAGTGGATTATGAAAAAAGCAATTATAATCGTGCTACTCAAAGCATGCGCCAGCCAGGTAGTTCCTTTAAACCTTTTGTGTATCAAGTAGCAATTAATCTAGGTTATTCTCCCATGAGTGAAATTGCTGATATTTCTAGAATTTTTTCAGGTGGCGATAAGATTTGGAAACCTAAAAATGATGGAGGAAGATTTTTGGGTTTGATTACTCTTAAAGAGGCTTTAACGCGATCGAGAAATCTTGCTACGATTAATCTCGCACTTGATATTGGGCTTGATGTTCTTTATTCTAAATTAATGGAATTTGGTTTTAAAGATATTCCACCTAACTTATCTATAGTCTTAGGAAGTTTTGGAATTTCTCCTTTGGAATATTCTAAATTTTATACTATGTTCGGAAATTATGGAGTAATAAAAGAACCTCAAATTATCAGACAAGTTCAAGATAAAGATGGTAAGGTGATTATAAAATTTGAGTCTAGTGAACACAGAGTGAGTAATCCAGAGCAAAGCTTTTTGGTGCTTGATATGATGAAAAATGTTGTAGAAAATGGAACAGGTCGTAATGCTAAGATTAAAGGTATAGATATAGCTGGAAAAACTGGAACGACAAATAAAAATATTGATGCTTGGTTTTGTGGAATAACTCCAGAAATTGAAGCATTGATTTGGTATGGAAATGACAATAATAAACCAATGCGTTATACAGAAAGCGGAGCTAGAACTGCAGCACCGGTATTTAAGG
- the maf gene encoding septum formation inhibitor Maf yields the protein MLILASSSSSRAKLLREENIEFKQIAFDYDENLNKNIPANLYVQNVVLEKEKQFLAIFEKDFLNETILFADSIVCIGNKILTKANDKNEAYEMLALQDGKSASILSAFLLVSAQKRVFSLSKTTLYFKKFDKNALSDYVENGLYQGKAGCIMHEGFHGKFILKQIGKSSTALGLDTQTLKAYL from the coding sequence ATGCTAATTCTTGCTTCAAGCTCTTCTTCAAGAGCAAAATTACTCCGAGAAGAAAATATCGAATTTAAGCAAATTGCTTTTGATTATGATGAAAATTTAAATAAAAATATTCCAGCAAATTTATATGTTCAAAATGTTGTCCTTGAAAAAGAAAAACAATTTCTTGCCATTTTTGAAAAAGATTTTTTAAATGAAACTATACTTTTTGCCGATAGCATTGTTTGTATAGGAAATAAAATTTTAACCAAGGCAAACGATAAAAATGAAGCTTATGAGATGCTTGCTTTACAAGATGGTAAAAGTGCAAGTATTTTGAGTGCCTTTTTATTGGTTAGTGCTCAAAAAAGAGTTTTTTCTCTTTCTAAGACAACGCTTTATTTTAAAAAATTTGATAAAAATGCTTTAAGCGATTATGTTGAAAATGGTCTTTATCAAGGTAAAGCAGGTTGTATTATGCATGAAGGTTTTCATGGGAAATTTATATTAAAACAAATAGGAAAATCAAGTACAGCTTTGGGGCTTGATACTCAAACTTTAAAGGCTTATTTATGA
- the alaS gene encoding alanine--tRNA ligase, with the protein MDIRKAYLDFFASKGHEITPSSPLVPDDATLLFTNAGMVPFKSIFTGEIPRPNPPRKTSCQTCIRAGGKHNDLDNVGYTARHHTFFEMLGNFSFGDYFKEQAISYAWEFVTEILKLPKDKLYVTVHQDDNEAFEIWQKYIEKERIYKFGDKDNFWQMGDTGPCGPCSEIFYDQGAEYFNSDEDYMGGDGDRFLEIWNLVFMQYERSADGTLSPLPKPSIDTGMGLERVMAIKEGKFSNFDSSLFMPIIDEISKLCNTKYIYESGASFRVIADHIRSSVFLLAQGTTFDKEGRGYVLRRILRRALRHGYLLGFKKPFMYKLVDIVCHLMGNHYTYLNEKKEFIKEQIRLEEERFLSTIENGIEIFNEELKNTQEIFSGEVAFKLYDTYGFPLDLTQDMLREKNLKVDEEKFEALMQEQKERAKASWKGSGSKNASGDFKILLEKFGENEFIGYENIECKTKILALLNEDFKEISSLKGKGWVMLEKTPFYATSGGQSADIGFLDDCEVLDTQKFFGLNLSFVNTTKELKINDMVKAKIDFEKREQIARHHSATHLLHHALREILGNHVSQAGSLVEFNKLRFDFTHPKALSKEELECIERKVNEMIILSSDAILEIMSLEQAKKSGAIALFNEKYQDKVRVLTLGESKELCGGTHVLNTAQIGSFYIVKESGVSAGIRRIEAVVSKAALKFVKNQLDEINKIKEELKNNDILNGIKKLKNEIIALKEELKNSNKIELKSKNINGIQICVESIQNGDIKVMIDDFKNKFSKAVVLLAQVKEDKILLAAGVKDAPLKAGVLVKEAAQILGGNGGGRDDFATAGGKDIAKLEEALKQSLEHIEKAIQC; encoded by the coding sequence ATGGATATTAGAAAAGCTTATTTAGATTTTTTTGCTTCCAAAGGACATGAGATTACTCCTTCAAGTCCTTTGGTTCCAGATGATGCAACTTTACTTTTTACTAATGCAGGTATGGTGCCTTTTAAAAGTATTTTTACCGGAGAAATTCCGCGTCCTAATCCTCCAAGAAAAACAAGTTGTCAAACTTGCATTAGAGCAGGTGGAAAACATAATGATTTGGATAATGTAGGCTATACAGCGCGCCATCATACTTTTTTTGAAATGCTTGGAAATTTTAGTTTTGGAGATTATTTTAAAGAACAAGCAATTTCTTATGCTTGGGAATTCGTAACTGAAATTTTAAAACTTCCTAAAGATAAACTTTATGTAACTGTTCATCAAGATGATAATGAAGCCTTTGAAATTTGGCAAAAATATATAGAAAAAGAACGAATTTATAAATTTGGAGATAAAGATAATTTTTGGCAAATGGGAGATACAGGCCCTTGTGGTCCTTGTAGTGAAATTTTTTATGATCAAGGTGCTGAATATTTTAATAGTGATGAAGATTATATGGGTGGAGATGGAGATAGATTTTTAGAAATTTGGAATCTTGTTTTTATGCAGTATGAAAGAAGTGCTGATGGAACTTTAAGTCCTTTGCCAAAGCCAAGTATAGATACTGGAATGGGTCTTGAAAGGGTTATGGCTATCAAAGAAGGAAAATTTAGTAATTTTGATAGTTCTTTATTTATGCCAATTATTGATGAAATTTCCAAACTTTGCAACACAAAATATATATATGAGAGTGGCGCAAGTTTTAGAGTAATTGCTGATCATATACGTTCTAGTGTATTTTTGCTTGCACAGGGGACGACTTTTGATAAAGAAGGAAGAGGTTATGTTTTGCGACGAATTTTGCGTCGTGCTTTAAGACATGGCTATTTATTAGGATTTAAAAAACCTTTTATGTATAAATTAGTCGATATAGTTTGTCATTTAATGGGAAATCATTATACTTATTTAAATGAAAAAAAAGAATTCATTAAAGAACAAATTCGACTTGAAGAGGAAAGATTTTTAAGTACTATAGAAAATGGAATTGAAATTTTTAATGAAGAACTTAAAAATACTCAAGAAATTTTTAGTGGCGAGGTTGCTTTTAAGCTTTATGATACTTATGGTTTTCCACTTGATCTTACTCAAGATATGCTTAGAGAAAAAAATCTTAAAGTAGATGAAGAAAAATTCGAAGCTTTAATGCAAGAGCAAAAAGAACGTGCTAAAGCTTCTTGGAAGGGTAGTGGTAGTAAAAACGCGAGTGGTGATTTTAAAATTTTACTTGAAAAATTTGGAGAAAATGAATTTATTGGTTATGAAAATATAGAATGTAAAACCAAAATTCTTGCACTCTTGAATGAAGATTTTAAAGAAATTTCATCTCTTAAGGGTAAAGGTTGGGTAATGCTTGAAAAAACTCCTTTTTATGCAACGAGTGGAGGGCAAAGTGCTGATATAGGATTTTTAGATGATTGTGAAGTTTTAGATACTCAAAAATTCTTTGGACTTAATCTTAGTTTTGTAAATACCACTAAAGAATTAAAAATCAATGATATGGTAAAAGCAAAAATTGATTTTGAAAAAAGAGAGCAAATTGCACGTCATCACTCGGCAACTCATCTTTTACATCATGCTTTAAGAGAAATTTTAGGCAACCATGTTTCTCAAGCAGGTTCTTTAGTGGAATTTAATAAATTAAGATTTGATTTTACTCACCCTAAGGCTTTAAGCAAAGAAGAATTAGAATGCATTGAAAGAAAAGTCAATGAAATGATTATACTTTCAAGCGATGCTATACTTGAGATTATGTCTTTAGAGCAAGCAAAAAAAAGTGGTGCTATAGCTTTATTTAATGAAAAATATCAAGATAAAGTTCGCGTATTGACATTAGGAGAGAGTAAAGAGCTTTGCGGTGGAACCCACGTTTTAAATACGGCACAAATTGGCAGTTTTTATATTGTTAAGGAAAGCGGTGTAAGTGCAGGTATAAGACGTATAGAAGCAGTTGTATCTAAAGCAGCTTTAAAATTTGTAAAAAATCAACTCGATGAAATTAATAAAATCAAAGAAGAATTGAAAAATAATGATATTTTAAATGGGATAAAAAAACTTAAAAATGAAATTATTGCCCTAAAAGAAGAGTTAAAAAATTCAAACAAAATAGAGCTGAAATCAAAAAATATCAATGGAATACAAATTTGTGTTGAAAGTATACAAAATGGTGATATTAAAGTTATGATTGATGATTTTAAAAATAAATTTAGCAAAGCTGTAGTTTTACTTGCTCAGGTAAAAGAGGATAAAATTCTTCTAGCTGCTGGAGTAAAAGACGCTCCTTTAAAAGCTGGAGTTTTGGTTAAAGAAGCGGCACAAATTTTAGGCGGCAATGGTGGTGGAAGAGATGATTTTGCTACAGCAGGAGGTAAAGATATTGCTAAACTTGAAGAAGCTTTAAAGCAAAGTTTAGAACATATAGAAAAAGCAATTCAATGCTAA
- a CDS encoding DegT/DnrJ/EryC1/StrS family aminotransferase: protein MNFINLNAQYLAYKDEIDAEIQNVLQSSSFIGGLKLNEFEKNLANFVGIKHAIGCSSGTSALYLALRALDIKEGDEVIVPDFTFIATAEAVALVGAKPIFVDINLNNYNLDFKAVEQAITSKTKAVIAVSMFGQMSDLKKLNEMLKNKNITLIEDGAQSFGASFKREKSCSIAPISCTSFFPSKPLGAYGDGGAIFCHDDALAQKIRILLNHGQTERYKHEFIGINARLDTLQAAILNVKLKFLEQEIEKRQILAKIYNENLKNCVIPKIDNDAKSVYAQYSILVENRARILQKFEKANIPYAIHYPTPLHKQPCFKEANHLEIKNSSYASEHILSLPFSAFLEEREQEQVIDLFKD, encoded by the coding sequence ATGAATTTTATTAATCTTAATGCACAATATTTAGCCTATAAAGATGAAATTGACGCTGAAATTCAAAATGTTTTGCAAAGTTCTTCTTTTATAGGAGGTTTAAAACTAAATGAATTTGAAAAGAATTTAGCTAATTTTGTAGGCATTAAACATGCTATAGGATGTTCAAGTGGAACTAGTGCTTTATATTTAGCCTTAAGAGCTTTAGATATTAAAGAAGGTGATGAAGTGATCGTTCCTGATTTTACCTTTATCGCAACGGCTGAGGCTGTGGCATTAGTAGGCGCAAAACCTATTTTTGTAGATATTAATCTTAATAATTATAATCTTGATTTTAAAGCAGTAGAGCAAGCCATCACATCTAAAACAAAAGCGGTTATTGCTGTGAGTATGTTTGGACAAATGAGTGATTTAAAAAAATTAAATGAAATGCTAAAAAATAAAAATATCACTCTTATTGAAGATGGAGCACAAAGTTTTGGAGCAAGTTTTAAAAGGGAAAAATCTTGTTCAATTGCACCTATTTCTTGCACTAGTTTTTTTCCATCTAAACCTTTGGGTGCTTATGGAGATGGAGGGGCTATTTTTTGCCACGATGATGCTTTAGCACAAAAAATAAGAATTTTACTTAATCACGGACAAACAGAGCGTTATAAACATGAATTTATAGGTATAAACGCGCGTCTTGATACCCTTCAAGCGGCTATTTTAAATGTAAAATTAAAATTTCTTGAGCAAGAAATTGAAAAAAGACAGATTTTAGCTAAAATCTATAATGAAAATTTAAAAAACTGCGTGATTCCAAAAATCGACAATGATGCCAAAAGTGTTTATGCACAATATAGTATTTTAGTAGAAAATAGAGCACGCATTTTGCAAAAATTTGAAAAAGCTAATATACCTTATGCGATTCATTATCCAACCCCTCTTCATAAGCAACCTTGTTTTAAAGAGGCAAATCATTTAGAAATTAAAAATTCTAGCTATGCAAGTGAGCATATCCTATCTTTACCTTTTTCGGCTTTTTTAGAAGAAAGGGAACAAGAGCAAGTTATTGATCTTTTTAAGGATTAA
- a CDS encoding Gfo/Idh/MocA family protein, which translates to MKIGIIGLGKMGQNHLNELNKNSHFKINALFDLYQNSNLSQFDNIFFNNLDEFVKQNNDIIIIATPTNSHLDIAKKVLNSAKALLIEKPLALDLAQIEELKQIAQNKKIAVGFCERFNPAVLALKQNLKDAKIISINIQRFSLYPQRINDVGILHDLAVHDLDLIRFLSQKNITKTKIIKRFIQDTNRESESILACELEEVIASLHQSWNCSSKLRKIHLITEKHFFEANLIDFKLFKDGKEIPVEKNSPLFSEHQALLNLINDKEHFLANIDDAYEVQKILEEEK; encoded by the coding sequence ATGAAAATTGGAATAATAGGCCTTGGAAAAATGGGTCAAAATCATCTTAATGAGCTTAATAAAAATTCTCATTTTAAAATCAATGCTCTATTTGATCTTTATCAAAATTCAAACTTAAGCCAATTTGATAATATTTTTTTCAACAACTTAGATGAATTTGTGAAACAAAATAATGATATTATTATCATTGCAACCCCAACAAATTCACATTTAGATATTGCAAAAAAAGTTTTAAATTCCGCAAAAGCCTTGCTCATCGAAAAACCTTTAGCCTTAGACTTAGCACAAATTGAAGAATTAAAGCAAATAGCACAAAATAAAAAAATAGCTGTGGGATTTTGCGAACGTTTCAATCCTGCTGTTTTAGCCTTAAAACAAAATTTAAAGGATGCAAAAATTATTAGTATAAATATACAAAGATTTTCACTCTATCCGCAAAGAATTAACGATGTTGGAATTTTGCATGATTTAGCTGTGCATGATCTTGATTTAATTCGCTTTTTAAGCCAAAAAAATATTACAAAAACAAAAATTATAAAACGTTTTATTCAAGATACAAACAGAGAAAGCGAAAGTATTCTAGCTTGTGAGCTTGAAGAAGTTATAGCCTCTTTACATCAAAGTTGGAATTGTTCTTCAAAGCTTAGAAAAATTCATCTTATAACAGAAAAACATTTTTTTGAAGCTAATTTAATTGATTTTAAATTATTTAAAGATGGCAAAGAAATTCCAGTAGAGAAAAATTCTCCTTTATTTAGCGAACATCAAGCTTTACTAAATTTAATTAATGATAAAGAACATTTCTTAGCAAATATTGATGATGCTTATGAAGTGCAAAAAATTTTAGAGGAAGAAAAGTGA
- the hemH gene encoding ferrochelatase — protein MKLVLFLNMGGATNLKDCKTFLKNMFNDPYILGIKNRFLRQFVAWMITLSRTKAMQQNYIKMGGKSPLNEITYKLCYQLNSLQKEFKFDFINLYVPPYANEVLKKYSLNSKDEIILYPLYPHHSCTTVTSSLDVLQREIEKLNITSKIKIMDIFYKNTIYNQMIISHILDKKNHFNAKTLIFSAHSLPVSLIKKGDLYEKHINEHVQILKEKLKNHFEEIILSYQSKLGPIKWLEPSTSDILSKLKNKALIYPISFCIDCSETIFELGIEYKDLASQDYALISCPNHSDEFIDFILKSLKN, from the coding sequence GTGAAATTAGTTTTATTTTTAAATATGGGTGGAGCCACTAATTTAAAAGATTGTAAAACTTTTCTAAAAAATATGTTTAATGATCCTTACATTTTAGGAATTAAAAATAGATTTTTAAGACAATTTGTAGCTTGGATGATAACATTATCACGTACTAAAGCTATGCAACAAAACTATATTAAAATGGGCGGAAAATCTCCTTTAAATGAAATCACATATAAATTGTGTTATCAATTAAATTCTTTACAAAAAGAATTTAAATTTGATTTTATAAATTTATATGTTCCTCCTTATGCTAATGAAGTTTTAAAAAAATATTCTTTAAATTCAAAAGATGAAATTATTCTTTATCCGCTTTATCCTCACCACTCTTGCACCACAGTAACTTCTTCACTTGATGTTTTACAAAGAGAAATTGAAAAATTAAATATCACAAGTAAAATTAAAATAATGGATATTTTTTACAAAAATACAATTTACAATCAAATGATTATTTCTCATATCTTAGATAAAAAAAATCATTTTAATGCTAAAACTCTTATTTTTTCAGCTCATTCTTTGCCGGTTTCTCTTATAAAAAAAGGGGATTTATATGAAAAACATATCAACGAACATGTTCAAATTTTAAAAGAAAAGCTTAAAAATCATTTTGAAGAAATCATTCTATCTTATCAATCTAAATTAGGGCCTATAAAATGGCTAGAACCTAGCACAAGTGATATTTTATCAAAACTTAAAAATAAAGCTTTAATTTATCCTATATCTTTTTGTATTGATTGCTCTGAAACTATATTTGAATTAGGTATAGAATATAAAGATTTAGCTTCGCAAGATTATGCATTGATTTCTTGCCCAAATCATAGTGATGAATTTATTGATTTTATTTTAAAATCTCTTAAAAATTAA
- the mnmH gene encoding tRNA 2-selenouridine(34) synthase MnmH — protein sequence MLSELEFENFNQEKFDFLIDTRSPKEFSHSHLQGALNFYALNDDEHKKIGILYKQNQALAKAKGASYICANMAYHIPIITQKFRIGSKVGIYCARGGLRSKSIAVILSELGYRVVRLRGGFKSYRAFVLNFFNQVLKLKLFSLCGNTGSGKSELLESLPHAIHLEKMANHLGSSFGNILGKQPTQKAFESLLFDELNRIRDFIFIESESRKIGEIILPLKLYESMQHAFKIYCFCSLENRIKRIEKFYKNKMTPLKFKECVQKISPYISVNFKQDLLQNYEKQEWKKLIEMLLKYYDKTYKQPEKIDFKLDTNDISKAKEELLAFLKAKHKINF from the coding sequence ATGTTAAGTGAATTAGAATTTGAAAATTTTAATCAAGAAAAGTTTGATTTTTTAATCGATACAAGAAGCCCAAAAGAGTTTAGCCACTCTCATCTTCAAGGAGCTTTAAATTTTTACGCTTTAAATGATGATGAGCATAAAAAAATAGGGATACTTTATAAGCAAAATCAAGCTTTAGCCAAAGCAAAAGGTGCAAGTTATATTTGTGCTAATATGGCTTACCACATTCCTATTATCACCCAAAAATTTCGCATAGGATCTAAAGTTGGAATTTATTGCGCTAGGGGCGGATTACGTTCTAAATCTATAGCTGTCATTTTAAGCGAATTAGGTTATAGGGTGGTGCGTTTAAGAGGAGGTTTTAAATCTTACAGAGCTTTTGTACTGAATTTTTTTAATCAAGTTTTAAAATTAAAATTATTTTCGCTTTGCGGAAATACAGGAAGTGGAAAAAGCGAGCTTTTAGAATCTCTCCCTCATGCTATTCATTTAGAAAAAATGGCAAATCATTTAGGTTCTTCTTTTGGAAATATTTTAGGCAAACAACCTACTCAAAAAGCTTTTGAATCTTTACTTTTTGATGAGCTTAATAGGATTAGAGATTTTATTTTTATCGAAAGTGAGAGTCGAAAAATTGGGGAAATAATCTTACCTTTAAAGCTTTATGAGAGTATGCAACATGCTTTTAAAATTTATTGTTTTTGTTCTTTGGAAAATCGTATTAAAAGAATTGAAAAGTTCTATAAAAATAAAATGACTCCTTTAAAATTTAAAGAATGTGTTCAAAAGATATCTCCTTATATTAGTGTTAATTTTAAACAAGATTTATTGCAAAATTATGAAAAACAAGAGTGGAAGAAGCTTATAGAAATGCTTTTAAAATATTATGATAAAACTTACAAACAACCAGAAAAAATAGACTTTAAACTTGATACTAATGATATTTCAAAAGCTAAAGAGGAGCTTTTGGCTTTTTTAAAAGCCAAACATAAGATTAATTTTTAA
- a CDS encoding HIT family protein: protein MQYLYAPWRSEYFEKEKSQCPFCDCANKIDSDEKLGVIFRAKYCFAVMNRYPYSAGHFMIIPYLHEEHIENLDDKIWQEMSYWVREGVKILKNELHASGVNIGMNLSKDAGAGIAMHCHYHLVPRWFGDTNFITTIGETRVCGTDLKDVYYKLVNAFNNVK, encoded by the coding sequence ATGCAATATCTATACGCGCCTTGGAGAAGTGAATATTTCGAGAAAGAAAAGAGTCAGTGTCCTTTTTGCGATTGTGCCAATAAAATAGATAGCGATGAAAAGTTAGGTGTTATTTTTAGAGCTAAGTATTGTTTTGCCGTAATGAATCGTTATCCTTATTCTGCTGGACATTTTATGATTATACCTTATTTACATGAAGAGCATATAGAAAATTTAGATGATAAGATTTGGCAAGAAATGAGTTATTGGGTGCGAGAAGGTGTTAAAATCTTAAAAAACGAACTTCATGCAAGTGGTGTTAATATTGGGATGAATTTAAGTAAAGATGCAGGAGCAGGTATTGCAATGCATTGCCATTATCATTTAGTGCCTCGTTGGTTTGGAGATACTAATTTTATTACAACTATAGGGGAAACTAGAGTTTGTGGTACGGATTTAAAAGATGTGTATTATAAACTAGTCAATGCTTTTAACAATGTTAAGTGA
- a CDS encoding indole-3-glycerol phosphate synthase TrpC: MFKAVKSDEIYKKIQKELEERKKKLPYDMLGRSLASNPFFPKDVHKALKRINYEIKLIPQIKEDLNQNLSLALESEKKGAVALSISTWPYFNGVLENLSMIRRYTQIPLLREDFIIDEYQILETLVYGGDFILLIAKMLSTKELKKLVEFARHLGLEALVEICDKEDLSKAILAGADLISICNIDKNFTNYTQLCEKLIGQIPNSKIIIASVNDGENLQYLQKLGIDAFLVNYTNY; this comes from the coding sequence ATGTTTAAAGCTGTAAAATCAGATGAAATTTATAAAAAAATTCAAAAAGAACTTGAAGAGAGAAAAAAAAAGTTACCTTATGATATGTTAGGTCGATCTTTAGCTTCAAATCCATTTTTTCCAAAAGATGTACATAAAGCTTTAAAAAGAATAAATTACGAGATTAAATTAATCCCTCAAATCAAAGAGGATTTAAATCAAAATTTATCCTTAGCTTTAGAGAGTGAAAAAAAAGGAGCTGTTGCTCTTTCTATATCTACGTGGCCGTATTTTAATGGCGTGCTTGAAAATTTAAGCATGATACGTCGCTATACTCAAATTCCTTTATTAAGAGAAGATTTTATCATCGATGAATATCAAATTTTAGAAACTTTAGTTTATGGTGGAGATTTTATTTTATTGATCGCTAAAATGCTAAGCACTAAAGAACTTAAAAAATTGGTTGAATTTGCAAGACATTTAGGGCTTGAAGCTTTGGTTGAAATTTGCGATAAAGAAGATCTAAGTAAGGCTATTTTAGCTGGAGCTGATCTTATAAGTATTTGTAATATTGATAAAAATTTCACTAATTATACGCAATTATGTGAAAAACTCATAGGACAAATTCCAAATTCTAAAATTATTATTGCTAGCGTAAATGATGGAGAGAATTTACAGTATTTACAAAAATTAGGGATAGATGCTTTTTTAGTAAATTATACAAATTATTAA